GCCGCTTCGTCCGCGCCCGGATGGAGACTGCGGAGGTAGAGTTCGCCGTCGTCGTCGAAGCCGAACGTCGCCTTCGAGGTGACGAGCGCGCTCGGTCCGCCGCCCGACTCCGGGTGGGTGTTCCGTCCGGACCCATCGCTCGCGTGGCCTGGGCTGGTGACGTAGTGGACCGATTCCACGAACCGGCGCGGTTCGTGGGGCATCAGCAACACGGTCCGGTCGGCGAGACAGGCGATGTCGCAGGCACCGCCGCTGCCCGGGAGACGAATCTCCTGGTCGCCGCCCTGCACCCACGTGGTGTTCAGGTTGCCGTACCGGTCGACCTCCGCACCCCCCAGAAAGCCGACGTCGACGTCGCCGCGCTGGAGGCGGGACATGATGTCGATCATCCCCGTCGTCGACACCGCCCGATTCAGGTTCGGCAGATCACACATCGTGTGGATAAACCCGTCCGCGGGCGAATCCCGTACGACGCCGCTCTCGTAGACCGCCATCGAGTTCGGTGCGTGGGTGCTCACCGCGACCTGAAACGCGATCAGCGGCAACCGCATACCGACGAACGCGGTGTCGCCGTCCTCGATCTCGCTCGCCGCCGCGCTGACCATCAGTTCTCTGTCCGTGTACTCCTCACTGGCCATACTGCACCTCCGCGGAGACTGTCGGCTCGGTGATCTCGAGATCGCGTTCCACGAGCGTCTCGTACTCGGCCCGGCCGTCGACACCGTAGACCCACTTCTCGGCCCACTCCTCGAACGCTCCCTGAGTCTTCGTCTGTTCGCTGTACTCGAGGTAGTAGTCGTTGTCCCGGTTGTAGTAGCCGGCAACTGGCGAGGGATGCGCGCCGAACGGACACTCCGCGACCGCCGTCACCGCGTCTCGAGTGATACCGACCCTGCTCGGGTCGCTCTTGATTACGTCGGGGGAAACGATCTCCTCCGCGGTGACGAGGACGTTATCCGCGGCACCGACGGCGGGGTCGGTGATGCCCGTGTTTCCCCAGAGGTGTGCGTCCCCGTCGGGGCTGGCCCGCTGGGCGTGGACGATTGCCCAGTCAGGCTCGATGGCCGGAACGAGCGCCAGCCGGTCGCCGCCGAAGGGATCTTCCCCCTCGCGAAACAGTTCGCTTCGCTCGAAAATGTCGCTCCCGAGCAGCGACTTCGTCGGCAGGTAGGGCACGCCCATCGCTCCCGCCTGCAGCGCCAGCGCGATACTGAAGTTGGAGTGGTCCTCGACGCTGATCGCGTCGGTCTCGACGGCCTCTCTGAACCGGTAGCCCGTGCCGGCGCTGACGTTCCCGGCCCACGCGGCCCGAACGGCGGCGACCGCGTCCCCGCCGATCAGTTGATCGAACAGCAGGTCGCTGATCGGCCCGATCAGCGTGAGATCATCGATTCCCTGTCGGAGCAGTTCGTGTCCCGCCGCGAACGGAATCGCGTGCTCGAGCGCGAGTCCGGCCGCGATCGAACTTCCCGAATCGATTCGGGAGACGGCCTCCTCGAGCGTCGCTACGTCGTCCGTCATGTATCACCGAGTACCAAACGAGGGTAGTTAAATCCCCATCGTTGTGGCTACCCGCGGCGCAACCAACATCAACATAAGTTATATATACATGTGGTGTGCACACAAACCATATGTCTCGTAGAGACACGGATACACCTAGCAAGGGGGATAGTACCAATGATGCCAACGATCGAGGACCGACATCGACGCTCTCGCGTCGACAGTATCTTGCGGGAACCGCGGCGGCAGGCGTTGGGGCGACGTTGGCGGGGTGTACGGGTGGCTCGTCCGGACTCACCGTCGGCTACGCGCTTCCGTTTACGGGAACCTACGCGTACCTCGGCGAAAGTATCGTCAACGGATTCGAGATGTACCTCGAACAGCAAGACGGCGAAATCAACGGCGAGGAAGTCAACACCGTCCAACTCGACACGGAGGCCGATACCAACCGCGGCGTGGAGGTCACGCGACAGCTGCTCATCGAAGAGGGGGCGGATGCGATCGTGGGTCCGGTCTCGAGTGCCGTCGCCATCGCGATGATGGATATCATCGAAACGGAATCGAGTGCCATCTGGCTCAACGCGAACGCTGGTGACTACCGCGTCACGCAGGAAGGGTGCCTCGACTACCACTTCCGAACCTCGTTCAACGACTGGCAGACGAGCGCGCCGCTCGCCGAGTGGGTCTACGACAACGTCGCCGACAACGTCTCTCTGTCCTACGCGGATTATGCCTTCGGCCAGAATTCGAAGAATTTCTTCAGCGAAGCCTTCCAAGAGGCCGGCGGTGAAGTCGTCGAGGAAGTCGGCATCCCGCTGGGAACGAGCGACTACGCCCCGTATCTCGGCGACATCGAAGATTCGGGCGCTGACGCCATCTACTCGTTCTTCGCCGGCTCCGATGCCATCAACTACGTCGACGATCTCACCGACCTCGGCATTCACGAGGAGATGACCCAGACTGCGAGCGGGTTCATGTTCTCGGAGGATACGCTCCCCTCGCACGGAAGCGAGGCGGCGGGCATGTACTCGCTGCTCCACTACTCGTCGACGATCGAGAGCGAGCGGAATCAGACCTTCGTCGAGGCGTACAACGAACTCTACGACGCGTCCGCCAACGTCTACGCCTGCCAGGGATACGACTCGGGTCAGGCGTTCGGCGCGGCGATCGAGGAAGCCGGCGGCTCGGACCCGGACGACCTCGTCAGTGCCCTCTCCGGGATGGAACTCGAGAGCCCGCGCGGGGACTTCCAGTTCAACCCGGACACCCACGAGGCGATTCAGGACATGTACGTCCTCGAGGTCGTCGAGAGCGACGGCGAGAACGCAGTCGTAAACGAAGTGACCGATACGATCGAATCGGTCGAAGGACCGTCCTGGGGTTGCAGCCTGTGAGTCGAATGATCGACACGAACTCGCCCCACTGCGGGCATGTCAGACGACCGAACGCTCGAGACGAACGCACGCAACGGGGGCCAATCGCGAATGGTTGAGGCGTTCATCCGAGCGACGTTGCTCGGTCTCCAACTCGGCATGACGCTCGCGCTCATCGCCGCGGGGTTGACCCTGATCTTCGGCATGCTCGACGTGATCAACTTCGCGCACGGATCGTTGTTCATGCTGGGGGCGTACTTCGGAACGATCATCGCGGGCCAGTTCGGAAACTTCTGGCTGGCGCTGCTCGTCGCCCCGCTCCTGGTCGGCGTCATTGGCGCTGCCATCGAAATACTGTCGCTTCGACCGCTTTACGGTCGTAACCCGCTGTATCACATCCTGTTGACCTTCGGCATCGCGATCATGATACAGGGCGCGATCGTCCAGATCTGGGGCGCACAGTCCCGCCAGATGGCGACGCCCGAAATCCTCTCCGGATCGATTCCGGTCGGCCCGATCGAGTACCCGATCTACTGGCTGTTCGTGTTCGTCTTCAGTTCGGTGTTGGTCGGGGCGATCTGGCTCGCGATCGAACGGTCGAATCTGGGCATCCTGATGCGCGCGAGCGCTCACGATACGGAGATGGTCGACGCGCTCGGAATCGACGTCTCGAAGGTGTTCACCGGCGTCTTCGTCTTCGGCGCGATACTCGCCGGCGTCGCCGGGGTCCTCCTGAGTGGCACCCAGTCGGTCAACCCCGGTATGGGATTCAACGTCATCATCGAGGCGTTCATCATCGTCGTTATCGGTGGCCTCGGCAGCTTCCGCGGAGCGGTGTACAGCGCGTTGCTGATCGGGTTGGTGACCGCCTACGGGGCGCTGCTCGCGCCGACGCTGACGGACCTCATCTTGTTCGTGCTGATGGCACTCGTACTGATGGCGAAACCGAGCGGACTCTTCGGAACCACGGAGGCAGCATAAATGAAAGCAGTCACCCAATTCTTCGAGCGAAGTTCGCCTGCGAGCACGGGGAATCACCTCCTCTCGAGCCGGGGCCGACTCGCCCTGGTCGTCGCGATCGCCGTGCTCGCGGTCGCCGCACCGATCGTCGAACAGATCCACCCGTTCTGGTTGAATATCCTGGTTCGGATGCTGATATACGCGCTGTTCGCGCTAAGTCTCGACTTCGTGTTCGGCTACGCGGGGTTGCTCTCGTTCGGACACGCGGCCATGTTCGGCGCTGGCGGCTACGCGGCCGCGATCTTGCTCATCGACGGAACCTCCCACGCGTTCGTCGTGTTGCCCGCCGCCATTCTCACCGGCGTCGCTGTCGCGGCGCTCATCGGCTGGCTGAGCGTCCGCGCTCGGGGGATCTACTTCGCGATGCTGACGCTCGCGTTCGCGCAGATGTTCTACGTGATCGCGTTCACGGATCTCCCGGCGACGGTTCTCGGCCGCGAGTCGGTTACCGGCGGTGATAACGGCCTCTACGGAATCGGTATGTACGAACTGTTCGGGATCGACTTCACGTCGACGCTCATGTATTTCTACCTGACGCTCGCGCTCGTCGCGCTCTCGCTGGCGGTACTGGTCCGCCTCGCGAACTCCCCGTTCGGCCGCGTGTTACAGGGGATCCGCGAGAACGAAGAACGGATACAGTTCATTGGCTACGATGTCCGGCGATACAAGATCGCCGGCTTCGCCATAAGCGGCGGTTTCGCCGGCCTCGCCGGCGGCCTTTTCGTGCCGTTTCAGAGCGTCGCCCACCCCGGGAACCTCCACTGGATGGTCAGCGGCGAACTCATCGTCATGCTGCTGGTCGGCGGGATGGGAACCCTCTGGGGGCCGATGCTCGGCGCGGGATTGATCGTCCTGTTAGAGGAGCAACTCGCCGGCTTCGCGAGCTGGGAGGTCATTCTGGGATCGGTCTTCGTCGCCGTCGTCGTCTTCGCGCCGCGGGGACTGGCCGGCATCCTGATCTCGCTTCGAAACGATCCCGGCGGCGCGATCGACAACGTGAAGGGAGCGATTCGAAACTACGTCGAGGCGGTGAGAGGCTAACTATGACGACGAGTACGACAGATGCACACTCGAACACGACCGCGGATGGTATCGTCCTCGAGACAGAGGATCTGACGAAAACGTTCGGGACGTTGACGGCCGTCGAGGACGTCTCGCTCCGGGTCGAGTCCGGAACGATCACCTCGATCATCGGCCCGAACGGGGCGGGAAAGACGACGCTTTTCAACCTTTTTACCGGCAAACACGCCCCGACGGACGGAGAGATCTGGTTCCGCGGTTCCCCGATCGGCGGGCGGGAACCACACGACATTGTCTCGAGCGGCGTCGTTCGCTCGTTCCAGATCACGAACTTCTTCGACGAGCTCACGGCGCTCGAGAACGTCCGACTCGCGACGCAGGCGCGTCACACCGGCTTTCGACCCGGCGATTTCGTTCGCCACCACGGCGCTATCGGCGGGCCGATCGAGGAGGCAAACGAAATCCTAGAGCGGGTCCACCTCTCGGCGGTCGCAGACCGCCCGGCGGCGAACCTCTCCTACGGGCAGCGCCGCCACCTCGAGATCGCGATCTCGCTCGCTGCCGATCCGGAGCTGTTACTGATGGACGAACCCACGGCCGGAATGAGCCCCGAGGAGACCAGAGAGACGGTCGAGTTGATCAGGGAGATCGCAGACGACGTGACGCTGATACTCATCGAACACGACATGGACATCGTCATGGACATCTCCGATCGCATCGCGGTGATGAACAAGGGATCGTTGCTGGCACGGGGAACGCCGGCGGAGATCAAGCGAGACGACCGGGTCCAGGAGGCGTACCTCGGAGGTGGTGGCGGTGAGTAAGTCCGAACCGGAACCCAAGCGGCGCGCGGACGAGGACGGTGACACCCTGCTGTCGGTCGACTCGATCGATACGCACTACGGGGAGAGTCACATCCTGTTCGACCTCTCGCTGTCGATCGACCGCGGCGACATCGTCGCGCTGGTCGGCAGAAATGGGGCGGGCAAGACGACGACCCTGCGAAGCATCATGGGACTGACGCCCGTGACGAACGGGGAGATCACCAAGGGAGGCGAGCAGATTCATCGGCGCGAACCCCACGAGATTCGGAACCGCGGCATCTCGTGGATCCCGGAGGAACGGCGCGTCTTCACCGGCCTGACGGTCGAGGAGAACCTCCGGCTCGCGGCCCACAGCGGCGACGGCGCTCAGGCCGACCGGTTCGAGGAGATATACCGTCGGTTCCCGCGACTCGACGAGCGCCGCGGGCAGGACGCCGGCACCCTGAGCGGCGGCGAACAGCAGATGCTTGCCATTGCTCGAGCGCTGCTCGGACCCGAAACGGATCTGCTCCTGCTCGACGAACCGTCCGAGGGGCTGGCACCGCAGATCGTCGACGACGTGGCCGCGATCATCCGCGAACTCAACGAAGAGGGCGTGACGATCCTGCTCGTCGAGCAGAACGCCGAGATGGCCCTCGAGCTGGCCGACTACGCGTACGTCCTCGAGACCGGAGCGATCGTCCACGAATCGCCCGCCGCGGAGCTGGCGACAGATCGCGAGGCGATGGAATCGTATCTCGGAGTCAAATGACGGCGTCTTGCCGACGTGAGTAATCGTGAACACACAGACCGAACGCGTCCACGAATCCGTTCGCATCGAACGCCTCGAGACAGAGTCAGTCGCGCGACTCGTCCTCGAAACGAACCAGACGTCGCTGAACGTCTTTCACCCCTCGAGCGTCGAGGCGCTGGCGACCGCCGTCGAATCCCTCTCCGGGGAAGTCGACGCGCTCGTCCTCCATGGCGAGCCGGTGTTCTCGGCCGGGGCCGATCTCGGCGAGATCGAGCGGACTCCACAGGAGATGCGATCGGCCAAGATCGACACGATCGCCGCCGCCTCGAACCGGTTCATCCGATCGGTGCGGACCTTCCCCGCGCCGGTGATCGCGGCCGTTACCGGCGTCGCCGCGGGCGGCGGCCTCGGGTTCGTCCTCGCCTCGGACCTCGTCTACATGCACGAGGATGCAGTCCTCAACACGGGCTACGCTCGCGTGGGGCTCACCCCCGACAACGCGGCCCCGTTCTTCCTCGTCAAGACCGTCGGCCCGTACAAAGCCAGGGAGCTGTTCTTCGACACCGAGCCGATCACCGCGAGCGAGGCCGTCGAACTCCGGCTCGCCAACGAGTGCTTCGAGTGTCCCGAGTCGGCGTTTCTCGAGGCGGTCACCGAACGCGCGATCGAGTACGCCCACGGGCCCACGGAGACCTACGCTCGGACGAAGGTGCTCGTCGACTCCGTCTTCGAGGGCCGACTCGACTCGCACCTGGAAGAAGAACGCGCCGCGATCAAGCGAATGAGCGACTCTGACGTCTTCGACGAGGGGCTCTCGGCGTTCCTCGAGAGTCGAGAGCCCGACTGGGAGTGACGCCCTCGCGACGCGAATCGTTTTGTGGCCGGCGCTCCTCGGTGATACTGCCATGTCAGCACACGACGTTCCGATCCGCGTCGATCACGTCGGGATCGCCATCGAATCGATCGAGGACGGTGAACCGGTTCTCGAGGCGCTGGGATGCGAGAAACTCATCGAGGAGCCGGTCGACGAGGAGTTCAGGTGGGCCTACTACGAACTCGGCGGCGCCTCGCGGATCGAACTCATCGCGCCGATCGCAGACGACACCTTCCTGACGAACTACCTCGCGGAAAACGGACCGGGACTCCACCACGTCACGCTCGAGGTGGGCGATATCGAGGCGATGATCGAGTCGGTCGAACGGGCAGGACTGCAGGTCGTCGACCACACGGAACGCGAGGACTGGTCGGAGGCGTTCGTTTCGCCGGCGAACCCGACGGGGACGCTGTTTCAGCTCATGGAGTACCACGAGAGCTACGTCGAGAACAGAGACGGTCGGTCGAACCCCTGTATCGGGGGCGCTCGCGTCGGCCGCGATTGATCCGCTCGCGCGGCGGTTCCAATTCAACCGTGCGGCCGTCCCACTTCGATCGCCCGGCGGTCCCATTTTGATCGCCCGGCCCGCTCGATTCGGCCAGCGGATCGAATCCGTCCGCCCCCTAAGCGCGTTGGAGACGCCTAATTCACGTTCTCGTCGGTGTCGCTCCAGTGTTCTTCCCGCAGTTCGAACTTCTGGATCTTGCCGGTCGAGGTCTGGGGAAGCGACTTACGGAACTCCACCTGCGTGGGACATTTGTAGTGGGCGAGTCGTTCTCGAGTGAACTTGATGAGGTCGTCTTCGGTCAACTCGGAGTCGTCGTCGGTGACGACCAGCGCTTTCGGCGTCTCGCCCCACTTCTCGTGGGGGACGGCGATGACCGCGGCCACCCGAACCTCGGGGTGGTCGTAGATCGTATCCTGGACTTCGATCGAGGAGATGTTCTCGCCGCCGGAGATGATGATGTCTTTCTTCCGGTCGACGATCGTTATCATCCCGTTCTCGTCGATGGTCGCGATGTCGCCGGTGTGGAACCAGTCGTCGACGCGGTCGTGGAACGCGCGTTCGGTCTCCCCGGGCTTGTTCCAGTACCGATCGAGGACCTGATTGCCTCGAGCGACGACCTCGCCTTTGGTCGCGTCGTCCCGCGGCACGTCCTCGCCGTCCTCGTCGACGACGCGTATCTTCGTGTTCAGCGTGGCGAAGCCCGGCTTGTTGATGATGTCGTACTTGTCCCCGGCCTCGATCCTGCGCCTCGAGTTGCTGGTCGTGATGAGGGGACCGGTCTCGGTCGCGCCGTAGGCGTGGATGATCCGCCAGCCGAGTTCGTCCTCGGTTCGCCTGATCGTCTGTTTCGGTGGCGGACTCGCCGCGGTCTCGACGCGGACCGGCTTCTCGCCGCTGGTCGGCACGTCGGCTTCGTCGCGGTACTCGAGGAGCATGTTCAGGACCGTCGGCGCGCCGCCGAGGAACGAGACGTCGTGTTCGCGGATGCGCTCGAAGACCGTTCCGGGGTCGAAATCCCGCAGGATGACGTGGGTGCCGCCGATGCCGGTGAGCCCGTAGATGTGCCCCCAGCCGTTGATGTGGAACATCGGCGAGGTCCAGAGGATGGTATCGTCGTCCTCGAACTCGACGTGGTGGGCGTGGATCAGCGCGTGGTAGTGCTGGCTGCGGTGGGTGTGGACGACCCCTTTGGGGTCTCCGGTCGTCCCCGACGTGTAGAGGATCGTCGCGTCGTCGTCCTCCGAGAGGTCGACTGCGTCGGGCGCGGTCGCCGGGGAGTTCTCGAGGACGGTTTCGTAATCGTCCCAGTTACCCTCAACCGTGGTGGCGTCGTAGGCGATCCACGACCCGACGCCGCACTCGCCTTTGAGGTGCTCGAGTTTCCCCGCGTACTCGTAATCGGCGATGAGGACGGTCGGATCGCAGTCGTCGACCAGATAGTCGTACTCCTCGGGCTGGAGCCGGAAGTTCAATGGGACGAACAGCGCGCCGATCTGCATTGTCGCGTACAGCGTCTCGATGAAGTAGTGGGAGTTCGGCGAGAGCAACGCGACGCGGTCCCCCTTCTCGACGCCGCGCGCCCGCAGCGCGTTCGACAGTCGGTCGACCCGCTCGCCGAGTTCGGCGTACGTAAACGCCGTCCCATCGTCTGCGATGACACCGACCTCGTCGCCGAACAGCGTCACCGCTCGGTCCAGATAATCAGTCGTGAGTAGCGGCTGTTTCATGCGTCGAACAATGGCGTCTCACGTTGGTCTGTCGGTGCGATATCTTCCTGTGTTACCATACTCATTGGCATAGGTACTCATTCACAAACATGATAGTTCAGTCTTACGGTCCCAGCCGTCACTATCTACGAGTCACTCGCTGTCGCGATCCGAACTCTCTCGCTGTAACAACCCCAAAGAACGAGCGGCACGCGCTCGTTGGCGAGTGACGCTCTCGAGTTTCCCAGACGGCGTCCAAAAGACCCATCTCCCAGGCTGCCAGCTGACTGCTGATTCCTACTGGCCCGTAAACTCGGGGTCGCGCCCCTCGAGGAACGCGTCGATCCCCTCGTCCTTGTCGTCGGTCGCGAACAGTTGCACGAACAGTTCGGCCTCGTAGTCCAGTCCCTCCTCGAGCCCCATCCGGGAACTGGCCTTGACGGCGTTCTTGGCGAACTCGAGGGCGATCGGGCTCTTCGACGCCATCTTCCCGGCGAGGTCGTCCACCCGCTCGTCGAGGTCGTCCGTCTCGAGCACCTCGTCGACGAGACCGATCTCGCGGGCCTCTTCGGCGTCGATCAGCTCGCCGGAGAGAATCAGCCGCATCGCCTGTCCCTCGCCGACGAGGCGGGTGAGCCGCTGCGTGCCGCCGCCGCCGGGGATGATGCCGAGGTTGATCTCCGGCTGGCCGAGCTTCGAGCCGGCTTCGGCGATTCGTACGTCACAGGCCTGTGCGAGTTCGCAGCCGCCGCCGAGGGCGTGGCCGTTGATCCGGGCGATCACGGGAATCGACGCGTCGTCGACGGTCTCGTAGACTCGCGGGCGCTCGCTCGCCTCGCGCTGCTCGACGACGCCGCGCTCTCGAAACTCGGTCACGTCCGCGCCTGCTACGAACGATCCCGAACCATCGCCGCCGGTGAGGACGAGAACCCGGACGTCGTCGTCCCCATCGGCCGCCGCCACGGCGTCCTTGAGTTCGGTCCGAACCTGACCGTTGAGCGCGTTTCGGGCGTCCGGGCGCTCGATCGCGACCGTCGCGACCCGATCGGCGCGGGTGCCGACCTCGACCGACAGCAGGTCGTAGTCGTCTTCGAGTTCACTCATCGGCCTCACCCCAGTCGCCGCTCGTTCCGACGCGCTCGCCGTCCTCCCAGACGTAGAACCCCTCGCCCGATTTCTTCCCGAGGTTCCCCGCTCGAACCTTCCGGCGGAGCGTCTGGGGCGGCTTGAACCGCTCGCCGAGTTCCTCGCGGAGGTGTTCGGCGATGTGGAGCCGAACGTCGAGCCCGACGTGGTCGGTCAACTCGAGCGGTCCCATCGGATAGCCGTAGCCGATCTTCATCGCCTCGTCGATGTCCGCCGGGCTGGCGACGCCCTCCTCGACCATTCGGATCGCCTCGAGGCCGGTCGCGACGCCGAGGCGCGAGGACGCGAAGCCAGCGGTGTCCCGGACGACAACCGCCTCCTTCTCGAGGTCCTCGACGTACTCGACGGCGAACGATTCCGTGCGGTCGTCGGTCTGTTCGGCGACGACGATCTCGACCAGATCCATGATGTGCGGCGGATTGAAGAAGTGGAGGCCGATCGCTCGCTCCGGACGCTCGAGCGCGCTCGCCATCTCGGTCACCGACAGCGAAGAGGTGTTCGACGCGACGACC
The sequence above is drawn from the Halostagnicola kamekurae genome and encodes:
- a CDS encoding CoA-transferase subunit beta translates to MASEEYTDRELMVSAAASEIEDGDTAFVGMRLPLIAFQVAVSTHAPNSMAVYESGVVRDSPADGFIHTMCDLPNLNRAVSTTGMIDIMSRLQRGDVDVGFLGGAEVDRYGNLNTTWVQGGDQEIRLPGSGGACDIACLADRTVLLMPHEPRRFVESVHYVTSPGHASDGSGRNTHPESGGGPSALVTSKATFGFDDDGELYLRSLHPGADEAAVAADFPWEVQTAADVGEGPVTTTPEPTGEELGLIRTFDPDGFWT
- a CDS encoding ABC transporter ATP-binding protein: MVAVSKSEPEPKRRADEDGDTLLSVDSIDTHYGESHILFDLSLSIDRGDIVALVGRNGAGKTTTLRSIMGLTPVTNGEITKGGEQIHRREPHEIRNRGISWIPEERRVFTGLTVEENLRLAAHSGDGAQADRFEEIYRRFPRLDERRGQDAGTLSGGEQQMLAIARALLGPETDLLLLDEPSEGLAPQIVDDVAAIIRELNEEGVTILLVEQNAEMALELADYAYVLETGAIVHESPAAELATDREAMESYLGVK
- a CDS encoding enoyl-CoA hydratase/isomerase family protein; amino-acid sequence: MNTQTERVHESVRIERLETESVARLVLETNQTSLNVFHPSSVEALATAVESLSGEVDALVLHGEPVFSAGADLGEIERTPQEMRSAKIDTIAAASNRFIRSVRTFPAPVIAAVTGVAAGGGLGFVLASDLVYMHEDAVLNTGYARVGLTPDNAAPFFLVKTVGPYKARELFFDTEPITASEAVELRLANECFECPESAFLEAVTERAIEYAHGPTETYARTKVLVDSVFEGRLDSHLEEERAAIKRMSDSDVFDEGLSAFLESREPDWE
- a CDS encoding ABC transporter ATP-binding protein codes for the protein MTTSTTDAHSNTTADGIVLETEDLTKTFGTLTAVEDVSLRVESGTITSIIGPNGAGKTTLFNLFTGKHAPTDGEIWFRGSPIGGREPHDIVSSGVVRSFQITNFFDELTALENVRLATQARHTGFRPGDFVRHHGAIGGPIEEANEILERVHLSAVADRPAANLSYGQRRHLEIAISLAADPELLLMDEPTAGMSPEETRETVELIREIADDVTLILIEHDMDIVMDISDRIAVMNKGSLLARGTPAEIKRDDRVQEAYLGGGGGE
- a CDS encoding CoA transferase subunit A gives rise to the protein MTDDVATLEEAVSRIDSGSSIAAGLALEHAIPFAAGHELLRQGIDDLTLIGPISDLLFDQLIGGDAVAAVRAAWAGNVSAGTGYRFREAVETDAISVEDHSNFSIALALQAGAMGVPYLPTKSLLGSDIFERSELFREGEDPFGGDRLALVPAIEPDWAIVHAQRASPDGDAHLWGNTGITDPAVGAADNVLVTAEEIVSPDVIKSDPSRVGITRDAVTAVAECPFGAHPSPVAGYYNRDNDYYLEYSEQTKTQGAFEEWAEKWVYGVDGRAEYETLVERDLEITEPTVSAEVQYGQ
- a CDS encoding 3-hydroxyacyl-CoA dehydrogenase family protein, which gives rise to MQITVLGAGSMGHGIAQVSAMAGHDVVLRDVEEAFVEDGLEGIRDNLQGGVDRDKVTEAEMEATLGRIEGTTDLEAAVDGADLVVEAVPEDMDLKQEVFADVEAAADEETVVASNTSSLSVTEMASALERPERAIGLHFFNPPHIMDLVEIVVAEQTDDRTESFAVEYVEDLEKEAVVVRDTAGFASSRLGVATGLEAIRMVEEGVASPADIDEAMKIGYGYPMGPLELTDHVGLDVRLHIAEHLREELGERFKPPQTLRRKVRAGNLGKKSGEGFYVWEDGERVGTSGDWGEADE
- a CDS encoding branched-chain amino acid ABC transporter permease; the encoded protein is MKAVTQFFERSSPASTGNHLLSSRGRLALVVAIAVLAVAAPIVEQIHPFWLNILVRMLIYALFALSLDFVFGYAGLLSFGHAAMFGAGGYAAAILLIDGTSHAFVVLPAAILTGVAVAALIGWLSVRARGIYFAMLTLAFAQMFYVIAFTDLPATVLGRESVTGGDNGLYGIGMYELFGIDFTSTLMYFYLTLALVALSLAVLVRLANSPFGRVLQGIRENEERIQFIGYDVRRYKIAGFAISGGFAGLAGGLFVPFQSVAHPGNLHWMVSGELIVMLLVGGMGTLWGPMLGAGLIVLLEEQLAGFASWEVILGSVFVAVVVFAPRGLAGILISLRNDPGGAIDNVKGAIRNYVEAVRG
- a CDS encoding enoyl-CoA hydratase/isomerase family protein encodes the protein MSELEDDYDLLSVEVGTRADRVATVAIERPDARNALNGQVRTELKDAVAAADGDDDVRVLVLTGGDGSGSFVAGADVTEFRERGVVEQREASERPRVYETVDDASIPVIARINGHALGGGCELAQACDVRIAEAGSKLGQPEINLGIIPGGGGTQRLTRLVGEGQAMRLILSGELIDAEEAREIGLVDEVLETDDLDERVDDLAGKMASKSPIALEFAKNAVKASSRMGLEEGLDYEAELFVQLFATDDKDEGIDAFLEGRDPEFTGQ
- a CDS encoding branched-chain amino acid ABC transporter permease, encoding MSDDRTLETNARNGGQSRMVEAFIRATLLGLQLGMTLALIAAGLTLIFGMLDVINFAHGSLFMLGAYFGTIIAGQFGNFWLALLVAPLLVGVIGAAIEILSLRPLYGRNPLYHILLTFGIAIMIQGAIVQIWGAQSRQMATPEILSGSIPVGPIEYPIYWLFVFVFSSVLVGAIWLAIERSNLGILMRASAHDTEMVDALGIDVSKVFTGVFVFGAILAGVAGVLLSGTQSVNPGMGFNVIIEAFIIVVIGGLGSFRGAVYSALLIGLVTAYGALLAPTLTDLILFVLMALVLMAKPSGLFGTTEAA
- a CDS encoding ABC transporter substrate-binding protein, yielding MSRRDTDTPSKGDSTNDANDRGPTSTLSRRQYLAGTAAAGVGATLAGCTGGSSGLTVGYALPFTGTYAYLGESIVNGFEMYLEQQDGEINGEEVNTVQLDTEADTNRGVEVTRQLLIEEGADAIVGPVSSAVAIAMMDIIETESSAIWLNANAGDYRVTQEGCLDYHFRTSFNDWQTSAPLAEWVYDNVADNVSLSYADYAFGQNSKNFFSEAFQEAGGEVVEEVGIPLGTSDYAPYLGDIEDSGADAIYSFFAGSDAINYVDDLTDLGIHEEMTQTASGFMFSEDTLPSHGSEAAGMYSLLHYSSTIESERNQTFVEAYNELYDASANVYACQGYDSGQAFGAAIEEAGGSDPDDLVSALSGMELESPRGDFQFNPDTHEAIQDMYVLEVVESDGENAVVNEVTDTIESVEGPSWGCSL
- a CDS encoding long-chain-fatty-acid--CoA ligase codes for the protein MKQPLLTTDYLDRAVTLFGDEVGVIADDGTAFTYAELGERVDRLSNALRARGVEKGDRVALLSPNSHYFIETLYATMQIGALFVPLNFRLQPEEYDYLVDDCDPTVLIADYEYAGKLEHLKGECGVGSWIAYDATTVEGNWDDYETVLENSPATAPDAVDLSEDDDATILYTSGTTGDPKGVVHTHRSQHYHALIHAHHVEFEDDDTILWTSPMFHINGWGHIYGLTGIGGTHVILRDFDPGTVFERIREHDVSFLGGAPTVLNMLLEYRDEADVPTSGEKPVRVETAASPPPKQTIRRTEDELGWRIIHAYGATETGPLITTSNSRRRIEAGDKYDIINKPGFATLNTKIRVVDEDGEDVPRDDATKGEVVARGNQVLDRYWNKPGETERAFHDRVDDWFHTGDIATIDENGMITIVDRKKDIIISGGENISSIEVQDTIYDHPEVRVAAVIAVPHEKWGETPKALVVTDDDSELTEDDLIKFTRERLAHYKCPTQVEFRKSLPQTSTGKIQKFELREEHWSDTDENVN
- a CDS encoding VOC family protein; this translates as MSAHDVPIRVDHVGIAIESIEDGEPVLEALGCEKLIEEPVDEEFRWAYYELGGASRIELIAPIADDTFLTNYLAENGPGLHHVTLEVGDIEAMIESVERAGLQVVDHTEREDWSEAFVSPANPTGTLFQLMEYHESYVENRDGRSNPCIGGARVGRD